One part of the Ornithodoros turicata isolate Travis chromosome 2, ASM3712646v1, whole genome shotgun sequence genome encodes these proteins:
- the LOC135384251 gene encoding uncharacterized protein LOC135384251: protein MSHGDPQAPAQPQPPSLAGVAVKLPPYFDRNPAVWFLQAEAQFNLAGVSSQQTRYYHVISALTPAAAEEVYDILAAPSPTTPYDQLKKALLQRTTASDRSRIQQLLSAEELGDRRPTQLLRRMRQLLGSQPTATDDTFFRELFLQRLPQNVQMVLATASDMSLDKLAALADAVFEVANPAVSAVIPATSAQPSPLPPTRPPHSSDVAELCREVKNLTALIAASHVSPHVRDSSRRRTSRSPRRFRHRSPTPRDSSPAHTVCWHHRKFGADARHCFLPCLWQPGNPAVDH from the coding sequence ATGTCCCACGGCGATCCACAGGCCCCGGCTCAGCCCCAACCACCATCTCTGGCAGGCGTCGCCGTCAAGCTTCCACCTTACTTCGACCGTAACCCGGCAGTCTGGTTTCTTCAAGCAGAGGCCCAGTTCAACCTTGCCGGCGTGAGCTCACAGCAAACCAGGTACTATCATGTCATATCAGCCCTTACACCTGCTGCTGCAGAAGAGGTGTATGACATTCTTGCGGCCCCTTCACCCACAACCCCTTACGATCAGCTGAAGAAAGCGCTGCTCCAGCGAACCACGGCTTCTGACCGATCTCGCATCCAGCAACTTCTATCTGCTGAGGAGCTGGGGGATCGTCGTCCAACACAGCTTTTAAGGCGCATGCGTCAGCTGTTGGGTTCCCAGCCGACAGCGACCGACGACACCTTCTTCCGTGAACTATTTTTGCAGCGCTTGCCGCAGAATGTGCAGATGGTTCTAGCCACTGCCTCTGACATGTCCCTGGACAAACTTGCCGCCCTGGCTGACGCTGTGTTTGAGGTCGCCAACCCCGCGGTTTCTGCAGTCATCCCCGCCACCTCTGCACAGCCGTCGCCATTACCACCGACGCGGCCGCCGCATTCCTCTGACGTTGCGGAACTTTGCCGCGAGGTCAAGAACTTAACCGCACTTATTGCCGCCTCCCATGTCTCGCCACACgtccgcgattcctctcgccgCCGTACAAGTCGCAGTCCTCGTCGTTTCCGGCACCGTTCACCGACTCCACGCGATTCCAGCCCAGCTCATACAGTCTGCTGGCACCACCGGAAATTCGGGGCCGATGCACGGCATTGCTTCCTCCCATGTTTGTGGCAGCCGGGAAACCCTGCCGTGGACCATTGA